Part of the Eleginops maclovinus isolate JMC-PN-2008 ecotype Puerto Natales chromosome 3, JC_Emac_rtc_rv5, whole genome shotgun sequence genome is shown below.
TATTTACTGACACATTTCATGActtaaaacaaagtgttaacGTGTcattcagcttgtgttaaccacagaccttatttcagccCTCTAACCACAAACAAACGGTTGACTTCGAGACCAAGAGTGGCTCGATGCTGACTCTACTCCGGGTTGTAGGACTCATCCCTATAACCAATAATCTCATGATGGAGTCGCATCCTTTTTTGGGGATTGCtggttccttttttatttttgcatgctTTTGCATTTATTGCTCCCACCTTTTATAGGAGCATGATCATGAAGCCACATTGTTTCGATCCACAATGTGCCCTTGTCAGATTTCCTTTGCATCAGCACCACACTTCCTGTGATTTGTTTCTGTGaatttcctctttctgttctttCTCAGTCATGTAGAAACAACACTTATGTGGAATATGTTCCTagctaatattattattactccTGACTGCTACTTCTTAGGGAGTCCATTCCAACCAGATGTATGTTATTATGCAAATGTATCATTTAGTTTTACTCACGACTGCATCTACCCGCTTCTACTATGTTGCACTTACTTTATTTGATTGATACGGCCTACTAGTTTTATATGCATGCCTTTTTTGTTATGTAATAGTgtgttattttctctctctttactgcTGTAACAATATAAATGTCCCCTCggtgggacgaataaaggcattctgattctgatgtagATCTCTGATAAACATCtgctctctcttttgttcctcTCCTTCCTGTAGGTGTACCTGCTGGCAGGGTATTACTACACAGCGACAGAGGAGTATGACATCAAGTGGACCATGCCTCATTGTGTCCTCACTCTCAAACTTGTTGGTGAGTTGACTCTCTTTGCACATGGTTTCCCAATTTCATATCTTGCTGTTGCCATTGTTGTAATCTCCCCCTGTACTCCAGTGAATGATTAATATGCTGATGAACTGCTGACATGGCCTTTGCATGCTCTAACTGTGatcattaaaatgataatgacaTCAAACACTAGTCCTCCTAACATAGTTTCTGACACCAGTTGCATTTTCTGATTACAGGTTTATCATTTGATTACTATGACGGCGGGAAGGAACCAGTGAGTTTGTTGATCTCTTTGCTTTTGCCTGCTTCATCATTCCTCAATGTGTTCACGTGGTCTGTCTTGGAATGTCCTGTGTTTGAGTTTTGCTTGTTGTTTGTCTCTGTTAGTTTCTGTAATTGTCATTTCTTTTTGTCATTCGGTGATGTGGAACAAAAGGCAGATGAGTTGTTGAAGGATATCTGAAAGTTTTCAACCCAAACAAACAGACGATCacaatgtgaaaacacacagactaTTCAATATTTGATCAAAACTGCAAAATGGACGTGCATTATTCAATTtgcacattatttattaaatggtAAGACGTGTTAGAATTACATTTGTAAGTATTGTGGAGCTGCCACAGACGCAATCGTATCATCTTCATTTGAATGAGCCTTTCTCAGTTTCTAAAAACATGCAGGTCCACTGATTGAATAATAGGTAAAAGGCTTAAACATAGACCATGTGAGAGAAATTGTGTTTGCTCCCACAACAATCAGCTGGAAACTCAAAGATAGTCATTCTCCTATcatccaaaacaaagaaatctTCACATTGGAGAAACTGAAACCAGATTATAGTGACAGAAACCTTAGAGCATGACTACCACCGACCCAGAGCAGTATTAAAATAACTGCAACGTAACAAAAGGGCTTTGTGCCTGTGAGGAGCTGCTCTGACCCCTCGGCCTTCCCTCCTTTTATATGTAGCTGCAGTTAGACGCTCTCTGTTTGACTACCAAAGGCtctgtggagaaaaaacaagacgcttcagtagagagggagaaacgGGACACAATACAGGGGAGAGAAATATCAGCACAGGGTGTGTGATGAGGGGAAAATGGCATGGTATGTCGTTTATGGGCCTTCTTCGTGGAGCGATATGTAAACAGATGacctctttttttgttgtccttATCCTAAAATCGTTTTCCTATTTTATCTGAgtttaatgaacattttatggGTGGTCGGGAGTACATTTACCAGGATAAGGAAACAACTTTTTGTATTCACGGACGACAATTTGTTTGACTAATGCAAGGAAACTGGGAAAAAAGGATGAATATCAGTTAATCAAACTCGATATTAATGAGTATAATGTGAGTATTTCTAATTATTGGATTATTTAATATGTGGGCTTAAGAAAGGTCTTTTGATCCCAGGACAATAAAAATGACTCTTATAAGGAAGTAATAGAAACTATAAAGGACATTTGAGAGGATGTTGCTGCATGAGGCCCAATGTGTTGCAACATCAGCGTATAAGATTACACATCTTTACTGAAACAACTAGTGACTAGTATACTGGATCACTCCAAATTAATTTATCACACATGCTGCAGTATTAACCACAATGACTGAACACAACCCAATGTTTTATAGCTACTATAGTTTAGAGGGAATCGTCGTATCACTCCCTGGCCTCCCTTTACCGATTTAACCTCATTTCCTTTCACAAAACTGTCTTTTGAGCAGctcttccttttcctgttcTTTCACTCGTCTACAGTACGCTCGGTTCCTCTCGTGTCTCTCTGACAGCTGTTCATTTCCCCCTCTGTTGCTTTATTAGATTTTTATTCTAATGAGTGTTTTCGCTGTGCTTTTTCATTCTGTCGTGTCAAAATGTACAAATCTGCTTCCGTCTGGTTAATATTATCAATGCTAAGTACACAGTTTGCAGCCTGCAGTTAAATGCCAGTTAATAAGTATTCAGTGCAGCGGTATTGAGTTTGTGGTCAGTCAATATTGTTTCCAAAGTCATCCTTAGATACGTGATACTTCCTGTATCAACATGCTGGTAAATGACTCGTCTGCCCTTCTCtgctctcttcttctcctctcttcacTCCTCCTTCTGCcttctttaatatattttcttctcATGTCCTTAAACTCCAGTCCCAGCTGAGTGCAGAGCAGAAGAACTCCGCCCTCCCCTCGGTGCCCTCCCTGCTGGAGGTGTGCGGCTTCTCCTATTTCTACGGAGGCTTCCTGGTGGGGCCCCAGTTTACACTGCGCAGCTACCAGAAGCTGGTGGCAGGGCAGCTCACAGACAGCCCCGGAAATCCTCCCAACAGGTACAAGAGTGAGAAAACCACTGGGGATGAAAAGTCACATCTGTACAATAAACCAGATCCCTGCAGGTAACGATGTTTCCCTCCAATCTCTCATCGTCATCTCTTCTGTCTTTCACTTCCAGCGTTACACCGGCTTTGAAGAGGTTCGCTCTGGGTTTTCTCTGCCTGTccatatatacaatatttaatcCATATTACCCAGACAGCTACTACTTAACAGATGAGTATGAGGTGAGAACAAcgatatttaaaaacatgaatccTTCGATAAACTTGCTGAATATGTACATCTCCATACACTCTACCTCATTGCcgtaaaaaacaaagaaaaggaggaaaattgGATCCTTGTTTCACACTGAAGTTGAAGTAGTTTGGTATATGTACAGTATTCTCAAATATGCATTATGTGGAGTATGTGTTCTTAtagattttattattaatacatgtttatttacagtGGATCTTCTGTTCCTGCGCCATGCCTGGCTAACCCGCTACTTCCTTTATAAAATAGTAGCACATTTTATGGATTGATAAtgttcatctgtttgttttgctcaaagGTTGTAAgtagaaaaggaaaagagttTTGACTAAAATATGGGACTTTGTGTTTTCCACAGGCTCAGCCCTTCTGGTATCGCTGTGTGTTTATTCTGCTTTGGGCTAAAGTCATCCTTTATAAATATGTCAGCTGTTGGGTAATAGCGGTAAGTCACCTCTTGATCTAAAATATCCTAAAATATCAACACATAGACAGCAGCTCATTTAACAGTACAACACCACCCTTTACATACCTCTGCATACACCCACACATGATTggatccttttttattgtcacaCCCTGATCAGCCCATGTGAACAGTCCCAGTTTATCAGGTTCCCGTGCTTTGTGGTGTGACCTGATGTTTTGTTGCAGGAGGGTGTATGTATATTATCTGGATTAGGCTACAACGGTGTGGTGGATGGTGAGCACAGGTGGGACGCCTGTGCCAACATGAAGGTGTGGGTCTTTGAAACCACGCCGCTCTTTGGAGGAACCATCTCTTCcttcaacatcaacacaaacgCCTGGGTGGCCAGGTCAGTGTTGAACCCAGAAAAATCTGTTAAGCTATCTCACTAGAGTTTAACCCATGATTGTAGAAGTTAAATATTTACCTGATGATGGCCGTAAAGAAGAGGGGTATTATAGTTCACTCCAATATGCATATGTGGCAGTGCTTCACAGGAAAAGCTGGGCGTCACATGCTGCAGCCTCTCttcacagtttgttttaacACCAGAGCAGTCATCACAGGGAGGGGAGAGACATCTGAGGAGGGGGTTAAAAGTGTGATATCCAGCAGGAGCCTCATGCATGAAACAGATTAAACATTCGACCACAGTGAGCAAAGCAATTTATTGAACATACAGTTTATTTCATGGTCCATTTCCGTTGAATGCATTAGGCACGTAACGCACACCATGAGAcacgcagagcagcagacagGGGGGGCGGACATTCTTCTGTAGTGGGGATCCACTTCTCTCAACAAATAGAGCGGTACCAAATGTGCTTTATGATGGGATTTTCTAATGTTTTCCTGTGCAGAAATCCtgtgtttaaagaggccctgtgaTGCTTTCTGTGGGTTGccctttcatgtagtgtgtgttataggtttttgtgcatgttaatggtctgcaaaggctaaaatcacagagttcagagggagtttctctccaaaacACTCCCCCCCCggtgcctgaaacgcctccattggactcctttgtttacttctgaaaCATAATGATAtaactatgtaacactcgtgcttctactggctagcgctccaacagatatgtgataggctaaggagcgggaccttgactaatcacaacagcgccggccagctaaccaatcagagcagactgggctctgatttcagacagcgggtgaaaagaggagctgcagcacagacagtatgagaaacataaagagctttttgaacattaaagcatggagacatgtcccagtagaggaacaaaatagaaatatgaacgtCATAATTGGCATACCAGCGCCGCTTTACACAGAATAAATTAAACGTGCTgaaaaaataagctttaaacTACTCAGTGCAGCCCCACTACCAGAAGTCCTCATTATACGGGAGAGCTTGTTGATAAAGAGCCTTCACGACCTTGGTAGATAAAATACAGACATGAAAAAATGCTCTCATTGTTTGACCTACAAAGAGGAGTCTATTTATAGTCACATTTGCGCCACTTCTTAAGCACGTTAGTGTAAAATGGGTTAAGTTTGGTATTAAACCTCCTTCCGCTGAAACAGAATCTAAAGAACGTGCATGCTTTCTGCGAGGCTTCCAAATTCACCCAGCATACAGTTGGGAAGGAGCCAGTGCGACTCAGAGAGGCATGACTAATTAGtacgaggagaggaggacaaagTTTGATGTAGGGAGAAGCTCCTCGAGGGGTCAGTGTGCTTCAATTAAGTGCCGTTTGAAACACCTTTTTTATAGCTCTTCTAAATGACTATGTTAAAGTCAGCTGTTGTAGAGAGGGGCAAATCAAAGACAACGTGTCCCCCCATTAAGGACATCACAAAGGTTATGtcttatttagtttattatcGGACAATCACTTTGTTCCAAGCATACAGAAGACCTTTAAGGCCGTGAGCCAGGATTTCAGCCGCAGTACTTCCAGTACTTTTGTGTGACCCCGCTCTTTACAACTGCAGtgtatataaaacacacacaccgtatCAAAagcattatgtgtgtgtgaaaagaccCGTTAACACTGGCAAGCATTGCATTGATGAGTACCCTTGAAGATGGTGGGATGTAAAGTTGTTGAAATGTTTCAATATAACCTCCGTTGCTATGCAACAACAACTTTCAGGTGAGTGAGTGCCTAACGTGGGCAGTGAGGCACCAAGCTTTCTGACTGCCCTCATCTGGATTTTAAGTCAAAGAAACAAACCATAACTCCTTcctgtcttctttttttaagacaTGTCTTCAAGAGGTTGAAGTTCCTGGGCAATAAGACCCTGTCCCATGTGACTACGCTCATCTTCCTCACTATTTGGCATGGTCTTCACTCCGGATACATCCTGTGCTTCTCCATGGAGTTCTTCATCATCACcgtagagagacaggtacagatGCAGGCAGATGCACAGATATCCTTAGATAAGTACGTGCGGGAATCTCAAATCATCTTTTGGCTAGGTTGTACATTTGTTGTTTACCTTGTTTCCATAAAACCATCATTGTTTGCAAATGCATTCTTTACCAGAGACAGTCTCTTGTTATCAGATAGCATAAACAGAATTGATGAAATGCACTCACTGCTGAATAACTTGTGATTAAATATTGACTGCTGTCACAATTTGGCATgcatttaatatataaatggtATTAATATAAccgttttgtgtgtgtgtgtgtgtgtgtgtgtgtgtgtgtgacaggccCTGGCGCTAGTGAGGGACAGTCCCTTGCTGACGAAGCTGGCGAACAGCCCTCTCTACCCCGTCATCTATTTAGTCCAGCAGTTTTTCCACTGGCTCTTCATGGGCTACCCCCTAGTGCCGTTCTGCCTCTTCACCTTCGACAAATGGctcaaggtaacacacacatgtaacaTGGAGCTATCCACCCCACTGTATTTGTGATGAGGGATTTCTTTGCTCGACTACGTAACGATTCAAACAGAGCATTGTGACTTGTTAGAGCATCCAAAAAGCCCTTGGAATCACAAATGTTTTTGAGGCAATAAACGTGAAAGACCGGCTCTCATGAAACTTCAGTGAAACCAGCACTTTACGTATGAGAGGCAGTTGTTGCCAAGCTGTAATAGCAACTTGCAATATCAAAAACTGTTCGATTCTACGACACAATTATGCTTTAATGGTAGTTTAAGACTAAAATCTAACTTGCATCACATCACAGCTCGTTTACAAcattaaaaaggtcaaacattaAGCTTTTTATCAGGGGTTTTCAAGCAAGGCTCTTTCCTTCAAGGCATTTTACTGAAAAAGATAGCAGGTTTTTTCAGCATCTGGCAGACAGTCTGTCAGGTGAGCTACTCTGATGCTTCGGACACTGAAAACAGGGAGTGGCTGGTGTTGTTTTACCCTGGGGCTCCGTGAGGGACATGTGTTGCCTGTCAGGGGATCGGGGAGGGTATGCAGAGAGTATAGCGGGGTCAGAACAAAGGCAGGAAACCCTCTGGTGGCGACAGGTGAGACAGGGACAGAGCAGGTGTTTGCATAACATTGTCTAGTAAAAGCTGGGGAAGGTGGTTTTATTATTGGGCAATacttcttttctctcctttcaaCATATTGCATTCAAGAGGTCCTTCAGTGTAGGTGATTGTCTTGGGTTGGCATTTGAAAACACAGCACCCCCCCCTCACCCTTCAGCTTTAACCTCTGTGTCTTCAGCACAACAACAGCAAGTCAGAGTCAGGGAAAATAATAAccctcttgttttatttagccAACCGTGATTTGAGGCGGTTGAAAGCTACAATATTGGCAAGGTGTTTCAGAGAGAAAATGTTGCTCATAGTTTAGCCTTCTGCTAACTGCAGCCATCAACTCCTCGCAAGGCTGAAATGTTGGCAACCTTTCCTCCCCCAATGTTGTTATAGCAACTTTTCCCCGAGGATTTTCTGCAGTTTAATCAAGAATTGTATGTATAAGGAGAGCTGTGCACATGCATCTCCAGAACGTTTATAGAACAGCCAATAGAAACGACCTGCGAGTCTGTCGTCACAGTTAGGATTTTCTCATGTCTGAATACTGATCCCAGGGGAGGTACAAAAATCAGACCACCTTCTGAAGGTTATTATAGGATGCTTTTGCCCAATAAtgccaaaaacaaacagcctgcCTTTTTAAGATCTGGATTTGTATTGATTGTTTTGTAatctttgtgtttcaggtgtatTCGTCCGTCTATTTCTGTGGTCACGTATTCTTCCTCGTAGCCTTTTTAGCCATGCCACATCTCCGAAAGGCGCTGGTGCCTAAGAAAGAACGGAGCGAGACAAAACAGGATTAAAACTTGGTACTAAGCGGCATGGTAAGCAAATGCaggtcatttttctttttgtacgtTTTGCCATTTCGTTTCAGTACTGATTGAACTGTCAGTAAATATCTCTGTGTTTGTTGCAGGTCCGACTAAGGCTAAATATCCACTGAAGGGAACTGCGACTTCCGAGGAGCAGAATGGAAAATATTTTAAGGCCTTTAGTAATATATATGtccatgaaaaaataaatttctatatatttttgtgttttaaatgggAAGGGTGTTTTTATAAACATTCGGAGAAATGTTTACAGGAAATGACCATCGTGCCACATGGGGTGATTGTGAGCCAATCAGGGGCggtttcctgtttttgttgtttttgtaaagaaacGTTGGACTTGTAGTAAGAACTTGAGAGACTTTCATGCTGTCGACACAGAATTGCACTCACCAGTCACGGGTTCAGAGTCATCGGCTccgatttttgttttttgttctcatttctctctctctcgcgtCTACCACCCACGTTTTGCAGCAGCAAGACTTCACAGGAGGTTAAAGCACAGCGCCAGCACATGTGGGtctttttaatgtaataaaacaaaatgctttgtGCAGAAAGacatgattataataataacattaataataattatcaggggggggggggtatttcTTGAAAATGGCTGCCAGTGGTTATACAAGCACTGTAAATCACACACTGTACACTAATCCCGAACTCAAAATGGCCTTGTATTAATGAATGTTTTTACAGTACATTGGTTTTGGTTTTTGATTTGTGATggggatataaaaaaaacttgattttatagagtttttaaaatgaagaaaaagagaacattttgtaGCTTTTGGGATAAGATTTCATGAGATCATTTGCATTGCTCTCTTACTTTCTCTCTGGTTTGATGTTCCTTGAGGTTTCTTTCTTTCGTtccatgtttcctcctctccctctcttcggT
Proteins encoded:
- the lpcat3 gene encoding lysophospholipid acyltransferase 5, whose protein sequence is MAAPLLVNLSESLGSSEPAVRLILSILIGYPCAMVYRKYLFYQTPTVINVFHALSGLALAAFNFGSQIYHSAVCVLVQFLMMRLMGRTVTTVLSSFTFQMVYLLAGYYYTATEEYDIKWTMPHCVLTLKLVGLSFDYYDGGKEPSQLSAEQKNSALPSVPSLLEVCGFSYFYGGFLVGPQFTLRSYQKLVAGQLTDSPGNPPNSVTPALKRFALGFLCLSIYTIFNPYYPDSYYLTDEYEAQPFWYRCVFILLWAKVILYKYVSCWVIAEGVCILSGLGYNGVVDGEHRWDACANMKVWVFETTPLFGGTISSFNINTNAWVARHVFKRLKFLGNKTLSHVTTLIFLTIWHGLHSGYILCFSMEFFIITVERQALALVRDSPLLTKLANSPLYPVIYLVQQFFHWLFMGYPLVPFCLFTFDKWLKVYSSVYFCGHVFFLVAFLAMPHLRKALVPKKERSETKQD